The DNA window TTGCAATTATCTCTTTGACAATAACTGAAAAAGGATATTGTACCGATGCCACAACAGGGCGTTTAGACCCAAATAATGAGTTGATTATTAAAGATATTGCCAATCCTGCTGTGCCAAGATCAGCCATAGGATATATCACTGCGGCATTAAAACTGCGTTTTGAACGAAGCCTGCCTGCCGTGACGATTTTATCGTGCGATAACGTTCGGGAAAATGGGCATGTTGCTCGTGAGGCCGTGTTAGGTCTGGCGCGTTTGCAGGACGAAAAATTGGCACAATGGATAGAAAAGCAAGTGACATTTCCCTGCACGATGGTGGATCGCATTGTGCCGGCAGTGACATCAGAAACGTTAACCGAAATTGCCCAATTATTGGGGTGGAAAGACTCTTGTGCTATTGCCTGTGAACCTTTCCGTCAATGGGTGATTGAAGATAACTTCGTGAATGGGCGTCCAGACTGGGATCTTGTTGGTGCGAAATTTGTGGAAGACGTTACACCATTTGAGATGATGAAACTGCGCATGTTAAATGGCGCTCACTCATTTCTGGCCTATTTGGGTTATTTGGGCGGTTATGCGTATATCTCCGATACCATGAAAAATGCTGATTATTGTCGGGCAGTGTATGCACTGATGCTGAATGAACAAGCGCCAACATTGTCGATGCCAGAAGATAGCGACTTAATGGCTTACGCGGATAAATTGATCGAACGGTTCACCAACCCTGCGTTAAAACACCAGACATGGCAAATTGCGATGGATGGCAGCCAGAAATTGCCACAGCGCATGATTGATTCCATTGAATGGCATCTCGTGCAAGGAAGCGATTATCGCCATTTAACTCTCGGTGTAGCAGGTTGGATGCGTTATATCAGCGGCGTGGATGAGCAAGGTCAACCCATTGATGTGCGTGATCCATTAAAAGAGACCTTTGCGGCGATTTTTGCCAAATACGATTATTCTGTTGCTGTGGTGGAAGATATGGTGAAAGAGCTACTGGCAATTGAATCGATCTTCGGTAAAAAATTAATAAAAAATCGTAAGTTTATCGATAACGTAACCAAAGCCTACCAGAACTTATTGGATGTCGGTGCACGCCAGGCGGTTGCTGCCCTTCGACCACTTTGACCATAGAGGAAAGCATAATGAAAACCTTTATGTGTGAAGATTTCCTGTTAAATAATGACGTTGCCTGTAGCCTTTATCATGATTACGCGGCGTTGATGCCTATTTATGACTATCACTGCCATCTCAATCCAAAAGAGATCGCGCAAAACCGCAGCTTCCACAATCTTGGTCAAATCTGGCTGGAGGGCGATCATTACAAATGGCGGGCGATGCGTGCGGCAGGAATTGAAGAAGCGCTTATTACCGGGACGGAAAGCAGTGATTACGAAAAATACCTCGCATGGGCGAACACCGTTCCTCTGACGATCGGCAATCCCCTGTATCACTGGACACATCTGGAGTTGCGACGCCCATTTGGCATCAACGGAAAATTATTCGGGCCTGATACCGCAGAAATTATCTGGCATGAGGCGAACGAGAAACTCTCGCAACCTGAATTTTCTGCCTGTGGCATTATGCAGCAAATGCAGGTGCGAATGGCAGGAACAACGGATGAT is part of the Xenorhabdus cabanillasii genome and encodes:
- a CDS encoding fructuronate reductase, translated to MEKHLVNSATSVLLPDWATERLTARIVHLGCGAFHRAHQALYTHHLLEQTDSDWGYCEVNLMSQQSASLIENLKKQSMSYTVAEKSRDITTLKIIGSIKEAMHPLIDGTQAIIEKMANPDVAIISLTITEKGYCTDATTGRLDPNNELIIKDIANPAVPRSAIGYITAALKLRFERSLPAVTILSCDNVRENGHVAREAVLGLARLQDEKLAQWIEKQVTFPCTMVDRIVPAVTSETLTEIAQLLGWKDSCAIACEPFRQWVIEDNFVNGRPDWDLVGAKFVEDVTPFEMMKLRMLNGAHSFLAYLGYLGGYAYISDTMKNADYCRAVYALMLNEQAPTLSMPEDSDLMAYADKLIERFTNPALKHQTWQIAMDGSQKLPQRMIDSIEWHLVQGSDYRHLTLGVAGWMRYISGVDEQGQPIDVRDPLKETFAAIFAKYDYSVAVVEDMVKELLAIESIFGKKLIKNRKFIDNVTKAYQNLLDVGARQAVAALRPL